A single genomic interval of Zingiber officinale cultivar Zhangliang chromosome 4A, Zo_v1.1, whole genome shotgun sequence harbors:
- the LOC121971386 gene encoding protein SRC2 homolog, translated as MGSRYEVELTVASGRNLKNVNWRNGDLRPYVVAWIDPAAKSSTRVATAGDEDDPIWDEKLTLPLPPGVRLEDAALYLDVVHAGGGEGVKPLVGSARLRLVEVLDEVGVGAKLTKKLKLKRPSGRPQGKLEVTVAVKESARYYDPYAAPPPREYSRSGPGYGYAPPPYGASAPYAQPPTGYPYGAPPVAAGGYGAPPAAGGYGAPPAAGGYGAPPAAGGYGYGYGQDQQKSKSKMGMGTGLAVGAAAGLLGGLAIAEGVDYVEDKIADDVTDKVEDNLADDDYYDGGDDF; from the coding sequence ATGGGATCACGCTATGAGGTCGAACTCACCGTCGCCTCCGGCCGCAATCTCAAGAACGTCAACTGGCGCAACGGCGATCTCCGTCCCTACGTCGTCGCCTGGATCGATCCCGCCGCCAAGAGTTCCACCCGCGTGGCCACTGCCGGCGACGAGGATGATCCGATCTGGGACGAGAAGCTCACGCTGCCGCTGCCCCCGGGCGTTCGTCTCGAGGACGCCGCGCTCTACCTGGACGTGGTCCACGCGGGAGGCGGCGAGGGTGTTAAGCCGCTGGTCGGATCCGCCCGCCTCCGACTCGTGGAGGTCCTTGACGAGGTCGGCGTCGGAGCGAAGCTGACGAAGAAGCTGAAGCTGAAGCGCCCATCCGGCCGCCCCCAGGGCAAGCTCGAGGTGACGGTGGCTGTCAAGGAGTCGGCCCGCTACTACGACCCCTACGCCGCGCCTCCGCCCCGGGAGTACTCGCGCTCAGGCCCCGGGTACGGATACGCGCCGCCTCCCTACGGCGCCTCCGCGCCCTACGCCCAACCGCCGACTGGGTACCCATACGGCGCTCCACCGGTGGCGGCGGGAGGGTACGGCGCTCCTCCTGCGGCGGGAGGGTACGGCGCTCCTCCTGCGGCGGGAGGGTACGGCGCTCCTCCGGCGGCGGGAGGGTACGGATACGGCTACGGGCAGGATCAGCAGAAGAGCAAGTCGAAGATGGGGATGGGGACGGGGCTGGCTGTGGGGGCGGCGGCGGGGCTGCTCGGGGGACTGGCTATCGCCGAGGGGGTGGACTACGTCGAGGACAAGATCGCGGACGATGTCACGGATAAGGTGGAGGACAACCTCGCCGACGACGATTATTACGATGGCGGCGACGACTTCTAA
- the LOC121971385 gene encoding uncharacterized protein LOC121971385: MRGVNNSVETVNAAAAAVVAAESRVQQVTVPRRRWTAWLSVYWCFGSHRNEKRISHAALVPEPAFPRSDTPAIENLNHPPEVRLPFIAPPSSPASFLPSGTPSAMQSPAAPISFSALSTRTYSPSGPTSIFAIGPYANETQLVSPPVFSTFTTEPSTAPFTPPPEPLHLTTPSSPEVPFAKLLTSSFDANCNKTKSYEFPTYQLYPGSPIGRLISPSSVCSGPSSPFPDPDHHSADISFQSFPIGEPPKVLSSEVDAARKLIPRHTRIGGSLLDGHISAAEPVVESAVMPKNNEHTMDHRVSFDLTAEEFTRCLEKKVAISSEGTSETFTARTDGALPINEGDNNRRIGIDDTYHDLPEKVQSSLNLPPSKEFKFDNSEGVSEAPNVGSDWWANEKVVGATSEHRKSWAFMPMIQPGVS, translated from the exons ATGAGGGGCGTCAATAATAGCGTGGAGACTGTGaatgcggcggcggcggcggttgtCGCTGCTGAGAGCCGTGTCCAGCAAGTGACCGTTCCG AGAAGAAGATGGACTGCCTGGCTCAGTGTGTATTGGTGTTTTGGATCACATAGAAATGAGAAGCGCATCAGTCATGCTGCGCTTGTCCCTGAACCTGCATTTCCTCGGTCTGACACTCCTGCAATTGAGAACCTAAATCATCCACCTGAAGTGAGGCTTCCATTTATtgcaccaccttcttctccagctTCCTTTCTACCGTCAGGAACTCCCTCTGCCATGCAATCACCTGCAGCTCCTATCTCTTTCTCCGCGCTCTCAACAAGAACCTACTCTCCAAGTGGTCCAACTTCCATCTTTGCCATTGGGCCTTATGCAAACGAGACACAATTGGTGTCACCCCCCGTCTTTTCCACTTTCACGACTGAACCTTCCACGGCTCCCTTTACACCCCCACCAGAGCCTTTGCATCTGACCACCCCTTCTTCGCCTGAGGTACCATTTGCCAAATTGCTGACTTCTTCATTTGATgcaaattgcaacaaaactaaGTCCTATGAGTTCCCAACCTATCAACTTTACCCTGGAAGCCCAATAGGTCGCCTTATATCACCGAGTTCAGTATGTTCTGGTCCTTCTTCACCTTTCCCTGATCCTGATCACCACTCAGCTGACATCTCTTTCCAATCATTCCCTATTGGTGAACCACCGAAAGTCTTGAGTTCTGAAGTGGATGCTGCAAGAAAGCTTATACCTAGACACACTCGAATTGGCGGATCACTTTTGGATGGTCATATATCAGCAGCTGAACCAGTAGTGGAATCTGCTGTTATGCCTAAGAACAACGAACACACAATGGATCATAGAGTCTCATTTGATTTGACCGCTGAAGAGTTCACTCGCTGTTTAGAAAAGAAGGTAGCAATCTCTAGTGAAGGGACTTCTGAAACCTTTACTGCAAGAACTGATGGAGCTCTACCAATTAATGAAGGAGATAACAATAGGAGAATCGGCATTGATGACACCTACCATGACTTGCCCGAAAAAGTGCAATCTTCTCTCAATCTACCACCATCTAAAGAATTCAAATTTGACAACTCAGAGGGGGTTTCAGAAGCACCTAATGTTGGTTCTGATTGGTGGGCCAACGAGAAGGTTGTCGGTGCAACATCTGAGCATCGGAAGAGTTGGGCTTTTATGCCAATGATACAGCCAGGGGTGAGCTGA
- the LOC121971387 gene encoding LOB domain-containing protein CRL1-like, which produces MTGFGSPCGACKFLRRKCMRGCVFAPYFCHEQSAAHFAAIHKVFGASNASKLLMHLPVSDRSEAALTISYEAQARIQDPIYGCVAHIFALQQQVVTLEAQLASLKAQIAQGLASGYLLTSRSRLDDEKLNQKRPSYQPGQGFNLSGEERMMQPLISGAYAHQEGMLYFDNGVVNSNNFPSTQHYDQLSYMDSDQTSFTEDDSSSAMASLDIEANARRSSYLEMEDLQSVAFGHLHCA; this is translated from the exons ATGACAGGCTTTGGCTCTCCTTGCGGCGCATGCAAATTTTTGAGGAGGAAGTGCATGAGAGGGTGTGTCTTTGCCCCATACTTCTGCCATGAACAGAGTGCTGCTCATTTTGCAGCTATTCACAAGGTCTTCGGAGCGAGCAATGCCTCAAAGCTCCTCATGCACCTCCCGGTCTCAGACAGGTCGGAAGCTGCGCTTACCATCTCCTATGAGGCTCAAGCTAGGATTCAAGATCCCATTTATGGCTGTGTCGCTCACATATTTGCACTGCAACAACAA GTAGTGACACTGGAAGCACAACTAGCTTCCTTGAAGGCTCAAATTGCTCAAGGTTTAGCCAGTGGATATTTGTTGACTTCCCGAAGTCGACTTGACGATGAGAAATTGAATCAGAAGCGACCATCTTATCAACCAGGACAGGGCTTCAATCTGAGTGGAGAAGAGAGGATGATGCAGCCTTTAATTTCAGGTGCTTATGCACATCAAGAAGGGATGCTGTACTTCGACAATGGAGTAGTCAATTCAAACAACTTCCCGTCTACTCAGCATTACGACCAACTTTCATACATGGACAGTGATCAGACCTCCTTCACCGAAGACGATTCCTCGAGTGCCATGGCCTCACTCGACATAGAGGCAAATGCAAGGAGATCGTCATATCTCGAAATGGAGGACCTCCAGTCAGTAGCATTTGGCCATCTTCATTGTGCATGA